A genomic window from Methanomassiliicoccales archaeon includes:
- a CDS encoding Hsp20/alpha crystallin family protein, with amino-acid sequence MERMMEEFSEEFDYPLWPSILTSPPRFPAVDVKEEEDKYVIMADLPGLSKEDVNVLVGDGMIDISAKKQQESEEERKGYIRKERGYFSFHRRLALPEDADENAVEAKLEDGVLKLSVGKKKEERKETRKRVEVK; translated from the coding sequence ATGGAGCGGATGATGGAGGAGTTCAGCGAGGAATTCGACTATCCACTATGGCCGTCAATTCTCACCTCTCCACCTAGGTTCCCTGCTGTAGACGTGAAGGAGGAGGAGGACAAATATGTGATCATGGCTGACCTGCCAGGCCTATCCAAGGAGGACGTCAATGTCCTGGTGGGAGACGGCATGATTGACATCTCCGCCAAGAAGCAGCAGGAGAGCGAGGAGGAGAGGAAAGGTTACATCCGTAAGGAGCGCGGATACTTCAGCTTCCACCGCCGACTCGCACTCCCGGAGGACGCGGACGAGAACGCGGTCGAGGCCAAGCTGGAGGACGGAGTGCTGAAGCTTAGCGTAGGCAAGAAGAAGGAAGAGAGGAAAGAGACGAGAAAGAGAGTCGAGGTGAAGTGA
- a CDS encoding AAA family ATPase has product MSTSEKVLKVAEAKSKDAGRGIARVDPAVMEILGLTPGDVVQIEGKKRTVAIVWPGYPEDVNRGLIRIDGTIRRNAETSIDEKVAIRKVVVKEAQKITFAPTEQLRIMGGEEYLSQSLEGRAVTRGDVIEINVMGRRIDLVVVSYSPSADAVLVSRNTEVKISDKPVKETQARIPHITYEDIGGLSEEVKKVREMIELPLRHPELFERLGVEAPKGVLLHGPPGTGKTLLAKAVAGETNANFISIGGPEIMSKFYGESEERLREIFKQAQENAPSIIFIDEIDSIAPKRDEVTGETERR; this is encoded by the coding sequence ATGAGTACATCAGAGAAAGTGCTAAAGGTTGCCGAGGCGAAATCCAAAGATGCCGGCCGCGGCATCGCCAGAGTAGACCCGGCTGTGATGGAAATCTTAGGGTTGACGCCGGGGGATGTGGTCCAGATTGAGGGCAAGAAGCGGACTGTGGCCATTGTCTGGCCCGGGTACCCTGAGGACGTCAACCGGGGTCTGATCCGCATAGATGGAACCATCCGCCGCAATGCCGAGACCAGCATAGACGAGAAAGTGGCCATCCGAAAGGTGGTCGTCAAGGAAGCGCAGAAGATAACCTTCGCCCCTACCGAGCAGCTCCGCATCATGGGCGGCGAGGAGTACCTCAGCCAATCGCTTGAGGGGCGCGCGGTCACGCGGGGCGATGTCATCGAGATTAATGTGATGGGGAGGCGAATTGACCTGGTGGTGGTCTCCTATTCCCCCAGCGCCGATGCGGTGCTGGTGAGCAGGAACACCGAGGTCAAGATAAGCGACAAGCCGGTTAAGGAGACTCAGGCCCGTATACCTCACATCACGTATGAGGACATTGGCGGATTGAGCGAGGAGGTGAAGAAGGTAAGGGAGATGATCGAGCTGCCGCTGAGGCACCCAGAGCTCTTCGAGCGTTTGGGCGTCGAGGCTCCCAAAGGGGTGCTGCTGCACGGCCCCCCTGGCACGGGCAAGACGCTCCTGGCCAAGGCGGTGGCGGGTGAGACCAACGCCAACTTCATCTCCATCGGCGGGCCGGAGATCATGAGCAAGTTCTACGGCGAGTCGGAGGAGCGCCTGCGAGAGATTTTCAAGCAGGCGCAGGAGAATGCGCCCTCCATCATATTCATCGATGAGATCGACTCCATCGCCCCTAAGCGGGACGAGGTCACTGGGGAGACAGAAAGGCG